Proteins from one Burkholderia sp. genomic window:
- a CDS encoding HlyD family secretion protein, translating into MSSTTQEQPKENRQKISESAPKRPSRQRNVLIFIAIATAIAGLVWLAHWWTVGRFIESTNDAYLQADSMTAAPKVSGYVTAVYVRDNQSVKVGDPLVKLDVRQYQVSMQNSQASVDAWRANIARTQADIAQQHANLAQTQAQARVSSINLQHASEEYARYAPLGGIGAETHERIADLKSVRDQARATLAANNASIAAARAQINSSTAQLRQAQAQLEAAQASAAQSQLDLDNTVVCSALDGRVGDRTVRVGQYVQPGTGLLTVVPVQDIYLVANFKETQVGRMRVGQPVTLHVDALPDRALYGKVDSFSPGTGSQFALLPPDNATGNFTKIVQRVPVRIHIDTDDETRHVLLPGLSVNVDVDTRDDGLHHG; encoded by the coding sequence TCGGAATCCGCGCCAAAGCGGCCTTCTCGCCAGCGCAACGTCCTGATTTTCATCGCGATCGCCACGGCGATTGCCGGCCTGGTCTGGCTGGCACACTGGTGGACCGTTGGTCGCTTCATCGAATCGACCAACGATGCCTACCTGCAGGCCGACAGCATGACAGCCGCACCGAAGGTGTCGGGCTACGTGACCGCCGTCTATGTGCGTGACAACCAGAGCGTCAAGGTCGGCGACCCGCTGGTGAAGCTCGACGTCCGCCAGTATCAGGTTTCCATGCAGAATTCGCAGGCAAGCGTCGATGCGTGGCGCGCCAACATTGCGCGCACCCAGGCCGACATTGCCCAGCAGCACGCCAACCTTGCACAGACGCAAGCCCAGGCCCGAGTGTCGAGCATCAACTTGCAGCACGCCAGCGAGGAATACGCGCGGTATGCCCCGCTGGGGGGCATCGGTGCCGAAACGCACGAGCGTATCGCTGACCTGAAAAGCGTGCGTGACCAGGCACGGGCCACGCTGGCGGCGAATAACGCCTCGATTGCGGCGGCCCGCGCCCAGATCAACTCCAGCACCGCACAGCTGCGGCAGGCCCAGGCCCAGCTCGAGGCGGCTCAGGCCAGCGCCGCGCAATCGCAGCTCGACCTCGACAATACGGTGGTGTGCAGCGCGCTGGACGGTCGTGTGGGCGACCGCACGGTGCGCGTCGGCCAGTATGTGCAGCCCGGCACGGGCCTATTGACGGTGGTGCCGGTGCAGGACATCTACCTGGTCGCCAACTTCAAGGAAACCCAGGTGGGCCGCATGCGGGTGGGTCAGCCGGTCACTCTACACGTGGACGCGCTGCCCGATCGCGCGTTGTACGGGAAGGTTGATAGCTTTTCGCCGGGCACCGGCTCGCAGTTCGCGCTGCTTCCACCGGACAACGCCACCGGCAACTTCACCAAGATCGTGCAGCGTGTACCGGTGCGCATTCACATCGATACCGATGACGAGACCCGCCATGTGCTGCTCCCGGGCCTGTCGGTGAACGTCGACGTCGACACCCGTGACGACGGGCTGCATCATGGCTGA
- a CDS encoding DHA2 family efflux MFS transporter permease subunit, with amino-acid sequence MAEAATPTAALHPERASVTDWIAAAAGALGALMAMLDISITNSALPQIQGEIGATGTEGTWISTGYLMSEIVMIPLAAWLTRVFGLRNFLLVSAALFIAFSLMCGWSGTLALMIAGRIGQGFTGGAMVPTAQTIIRTRLPVSQLPVGMTLFGLIVLLGPLFGPVLGGWLADNVSWSWCFFINLPVCLILIALLVLGLPSEKPQWPQFFSADWVGIVGLSIGLSSLTVVLEEGQRERWFESSMITTLSWITCAGFVLIAISQFTSRRPILRLALMRNPRYASVIVIVAAVGAGLYGVSYLLPQFLAIVSGYNAEQAGEIMLLSGLPAFLMMPILPKLLGKVNDRILVISGLMLFFLSCMLDISLTAQSVGHDFVWSQLIRGVAQILAMMPLNQASMAAVPREASGDAAGLYNMARNLGGSIGLAIIGTIIDRRTTYHTATIRESVTANSLIGQDRISQYAANWFSHTGDLVYSQVCTLGQLAQQINVQAIVMTYAETFYLLGLALIACVPLALLLRTPPRNGPPPSSSGH; translated from the coding sequence ATGGCTGAAGCCGCCACGCCCACCGCCGCGCTGCATCCCGAGCGCGCTAGCGTGACCGACTGGATCGCGGCGGCCGCCGGCGCGCTAGGCGCTCTGATGGCCATGCTCGACATCTCGATCACCAATTCGGCTCTGCCGCAGATCCAAGGCGAGATCGGCGCGACCGGCACCGAGGGCACCTGGATCTCCACCGGCTATCTGATGTCGGAAATCGTGATGATCCCGTTGGCCGCATGGCTCACGCGCGTGTTCGGGCTGCGCAACTTTCTACTAGTCTCGGCGGCGTTGTTCATCGCCTTCTCGCTGATGTGCGGCTGGTCGGGCACGCTGGCGCTGATGATCGCTGGTCGAATTGGCCAAGGCTTCACCGGCGGTGCGATGGTTCCTACCGCGCAGACCATCATCCGCACCCGGCTACCGGTTTCGCAGCTGCCGGTGGGCATGACCCTGTTCGGCCTGATTGTGCTGCTCGGGCCGCTGTTCGGCCCAGTGCTGGGCGGCTGGCTAGCTGATAACGTGAGCTGGAGCTGGTGCTTCTTCATCAACTTGCCGGTCTGTCTGATCCTGATCGCTCTGCTGGTACTCGGCCTCCCTTCCGAAAAGCCGCAATGGCCGCAGTTCTTTAGCGCCGACTGGGTCGGCATCGTGGGCCTGTCGATCGGGCTCTCCTCGCTGACAGTAGTGCTCGAGGAAGGCCAGCGCGAGCGCTGGTTCGAATCGTCAATGATCACCACGCTGAGCTGGATCACCTGCGCCGGCTTTGTGTTGATTGCGATCTCACAGTTCACTTCCAGGCGACCGATACTGCGGCTCGCGCTAATGCGCAACCCGCGCTACGCCAGCGTGATCGTGATTGTCGCGGCGGTGGGAGCAGGCCTGTACGGCGTGTCCTACCTGCTGCCGCAGTTCCTCGCTATCGTCTCGGGCTATAACGCTGAGCAGGCCGGCGAGATCATGCTGCTCTCGGGCCTGCCCGCCTTCCTGATGATGCCGATTTTGCCGAAGCTGCTCGGCAAGGTGAACGATCGGATTTTGGTGATCTCTGGGCTGATGCTGTTCTTCCTGAGCTGCATGCTCGACATCTCGCTGACCGCGCAAAGCGTTGGCCATGACTTCGTTTGGTCGCAGCTGATCCGCGGCGTGGCGCAGATACTGGCGATGATGCCGCTCAACCAGGCTTCGATGGCAGCCGTACCGCGTGAGGCATCGGGCGACGCGGCGGGCCTCTACAACATGGCCCGCAACCTGGGCGGCTCGATCGGCCTGGCCATCATCGGCACCATCATCGACCGACGCACTACCTATCACACCGCCACCATTCGCGAATCGGTCACCGCCAACTCGCTGATCGGCCAGGACCGCATCTCACAGTACGCGGCCAACTGGTTCTCGCATACCGGCGACCTGGTCTACTCGCAGGTATGCACGCTCGGCCAATTGGCCCAGCAGATCAACGTGCAGGCTATTGTGATGACCTATGCAGAAACCTTCTACCTGCTCGGACTGGCGCTGATCGCCTGCGTGCCACTGGCCCTGCTGCTCCGCACGCCGCCGCGCAACGGGCCGCCACCGTCCTCGTCCGGCCACTGA
- a CDS encoding efflux transporter outer membrane subunit, with product MQSITLVPRQALTLVCAALVLAGCTVGPDYKGTPVAPSAATFVRALKTGVIVATPMPAAWWQSLNDSQLNELIAAALAHNPDLHVAQARLREARAQLSQQRSNALPKTSANLAAIRTRAPDINTLSALTGANNANGSNSQADTSPIPLYTASFDATWEIDLFGGTRRAIEAASAQAEAVDADLADTQVSIAAEVANAYVDLRDQQQRLALSQRTDDLQKQQLNLTWQRRGRGVATDADIERLTTQVENTHALLIRLDAQVTESLDRLATLTGRAPGELDVQLSGANPALPSLPESLPIGDPAALLKQRPDVRAAERHLASSNAQIGEHVADYFPKVTLLGELGFSAGDPGHLFRKQNRTWVGVPYLQWNLFDFSRTRGAVRAAEASRDEAEANYTKAVLGALQDANTALSRYGHQRDHVVALDTVRTSVVHAARLMDQRYRAGVSSLIDLLETQRDVLSAQQNLITGQAELIKDYVSLQKSFGLGWQNGQADATTATAGAGMTTAPTAAVEKKLVGFTSRGLQMQ from the coding sequence ATGCAGTCCATTACCCTAGTTCCCCGCCAGGCGCTGACGCTGGTCTGCGCCGCGCTCGTGCTCGCTGGATGTACGGTCGGCCCCGACTACAAGGGCACGCCGGTCGCGCCGAGCGCGGCTACCTTCGTGCGCGCGCTAAAGACTGGGGTGATCGTCGCGACGCCGATGCCTGCCGCCTGGTGGCAAAGCCTAAACGACTCTCAGCTCAACGAGCTGATCGCCGCGGCGCTGGCCCACAACCCCGACCTTCACGTGGCCCAGGCGCGGCTGCGTGAGGCCCGCGCGCAACTGAGCCAGCAGCGCAGCAATGCTTTGCCGAAGACCTCGGCCAACCTGGCCGCGATCCGCACCCGCGCGCCCGACATAAACACGCTGTCGGCTTTGACCGGCGCGAACAACGCGAATGGTAGCAATAGCCAAGCCGACACCAGCCCGATCCCGCTCTACACGGCTAGTTTCGACGCTACCTGGGAGATCGACCTGTTCGGCGGCACGCGGCGCGCGATCGAGGCAGCTTCGGCGCAGGCCGAAGCTGTCGACGCGGACCTGGCCGATACGCAGGTCTCGATAGCGGCCGAGGTCGCCAATGCCTATGTGGACCTGCGCGACCAACAGCAGCGTCTGGCGCTCTCGCAGCGTACCGACGATCTCCAGAAACAGCAGCTCAACTTGACCTGGCAGCGGCGTGGGCGCGGCGTGGCGACCGATGCCGATATCGAGCGCCTGACCACCCAGGTAGAAAACACGCACGCCTTGCTGATCCGGCTCGATGCCCAGGTGACCGAATCACTCGACCGTCTCGCGACCCTCACCGGACGCGCGCCGGGCGAGCTCGATGTCCAGCTCTCGGGCGCCAACCCAGCGCTGCCGAGTCTGCCCGAATCGCTGCCAATCGGCGACCCGGCCGCCTTGCTCAAGCAACGCCCCGACGTGCGCGCGGCCGAGCGGCACCTGGCCTCGAGCAATGCGCAGATAGGTGAGCACGTCGCTGACTACTTCCCCAAGGTCACTTTGCTCGGCGAGCTAGGCTTCAGCGCGGGCGACCCGGGCCACTTATTCCGCAAGCAAAACCGGACCTGGGTAGGCGTGCCTTACCTGCAATGGAATCTGTTCGACTTCAGCCGCACGCGCGGAGCCGTACGTGCCGCCGAAGCCTCGCGCGATGAAGCTGAGGCCAACTACACCAAGGCCGTGCTCGGCGCGCTGCAGGACGCCAATACCGCCCTGTCGCGCTATGGGCACCAGCGCGATCACGTGGTCGCGCTGGACACGGTGCGGACCTCGGTTGTACACGCAGCGAGGCTGATGGATCAGCGCTATCGTGCCGGCGTTTCCTCGCTGATCGACCTGCTTGAGACGCAGCGCGACGTTCTGTCGGCGCAGCAGAATCTGATCACGGGCCAGGCCGAGCTGATCAAGGACTATGTGTCCCTGCAGAAGAGCTTTGGCCTTGGCTGGCAGAACGGGCAGGCTGATGCGACGACTGCGACCGCGGGTGCGGGTATGACCACCGCTCCGACGGCTGCCGTTGAGAAGAAACTTGTGGGGTTCACATCTCGCGGACTGCAAATGCAATAG